Part of the Gramella sp. Hel_I_59 genome, AACCCGTATCATACATCCCATCATTCGTGAAAAAGTTCCTGACGTTATTGGCGACTGTGGAGGAAAGATTCTTTTTAAAAGAATCCTTACGCTGATTCCTATACCCGTTTACTAATTGATAATTATTGATTTCTTTTAGCAGAACTTCAAAGTCTTCAGGATCTGTTTGAAGATCGGAATCTATATATCCGGTAAGACTGGTGGTTACGTGGTCGATCCCAGCTTTGATCGCCGCACTTAGACCGGCATTTTTCGTAAAGGATATGTAACTGAAATGTTCAGATCTTTCACAGATTTCCCTGACTATTTTCAAACTTTGATCTGTTGACCCATCATTTACCAGTAATATTTGAGTCGGAACACTGGATTTTTCTGCAAACTCTCCAAGTTTCTGCTCAACGCGGAGCAGGTTCTCTTCTTCGTTAAATAAAGGAACTATAACAGTTAATTGGTGCATTCAGCAATATTGGTCAAACGATGTATGAAAATCTTAAACTGCCGCAAATATATAAATATTGCTCAATAGTAATTTTCATGTGCTTCCGAAGCATAAAAAAACCGACAACACAATTGTTGCCGGTTTCTTTTGTCGAGATGACAGGATTTGAACCTGCGACCCCACGCCCCCCAGGCGTTGACGCTACCAGACTGCGCCACATCTCGATTGCTTTGCAAAAATAAGCTGGTTTCGTAGAGAATTCAAAATAATTTCGAGTAAACAATAGCCTTACTAAAGGTCCATTTCTTCCATAAAAGTATCTGGATGAGCTCCAGTACGCGTATTATCTTCCAGAGCATCAATTTCAGCTACCTCATCTTCCGTTAGTTGAAAATCAAAGACATCGGCATTTTCCTGAATTCGTTGCTTATGTACACTCTTCGGAATAGTCGCAACCCCTTTTTGCAGATCCCAGCGAATTACTATTTGTGCTTCAGACTTTCCATATTTTTCAGCAATAGTTCCAATAAGCTCATTCTCTAATATTTCTCCTCGCATAAGTGGTGACCAGGCCTGATACTGGATCTTATTCTTCTTGCAGTAGTCAAGAATATCCTGCTGAACTAGTTTAGGATGAAATTCATTTTGCAAAACCATGGGCTGCACACCTCCGAGTTCTTTAATACTTTCCAGCTGATGGATCATGCAATTACAAACTCCAATGGCTTTAGTTTTTCCTTCCTCGTAAAGCTCCTGCAAAACTTTCCAGGATTCCAGATATTTACCAGGCTTTGGCCAGTGAATCAGGTATAGATCTAGGTATTCCAGTTCCATTCTTTCCAGAGTCTCTTCAAAAGCTTTGCGTGTGGTTTCCATCCCCTGGTCTTCTATCCAAAGCTTGGATGTGATAAAGATCTCTTCTCTAGGAATACCGCTTTTTCTAATCGCTTCCCCTACTCCCTTTTCATTTCCGTAAAATGTTGCGGTATCTATCAATCTGTAACCAGTTTCAAGAGCAGCTGCAATTGCATTATTGATCTCTTCTCCGTTATCGGCTTTATATACCCCAAGCCCTAAACCCGGCATTTTATAACCGTTATGCAATTCTATTTTACTACTAATACTATCTAACATCATCTTCTTTTTTGAGAAAGTTAAGAGTATAAGTAGAACATCTGAGTCTCTAATTGGACTTTAAAAATTCTTTAACCTCTTTTAGATAAATTTCAGGTTTTTCAATCCAACCATAATGACCGCAGTCTTTCATTAAAATCAATCTCGAATCTGGAAGAACACTATCTGCATAGATCGCAATATCTTTATGAACAATTTCATCTATACCATTCAGGATCAAAACAGGTTTATTAAAATTTTTCATCTCTTCGGAAACATCAAAACCAATGAGGTTCATATTAGCCCAAACCTGCGAATTAATGGTTCGATCTGTTGTCATAAGCCTTTCTGCTACTTCCGAAGTTCTGGTGGAATCATTCAAATAAGCGATCGCCATTAGCTTTGCCCGCTGGTAACGAGTTTCTCTCAAAGTATCACCTAAACTGATTTTCAGAACTAACTGATTCAATTCATCTTGCTGGGATCTGCTTAATCTATCCCGTAGATCCGGGTAATCTCTTAATCTTAGATCCATGCCGCCTGAGTGCGACTGTATCATTGCGCTTACTCTTTCAGGATATTTTGCCGCATAGGCATAAGCGAGCATTCCGCCAAAGGAATGTCCCAGTACGATCCAGTTCTCATATCCCAGGTGTTTTCTTAAAATCTCAATATCCTCCACCATGAGATCGATCGTAAAGTCGGTATTTGTATTGGTATGAATCTTTGAATTTCCAGTACCTCTTTGATCGTATATTATAGTAATATTATCTTCTGAAAGCAATTTCGCCAGTTCTCCAAAACCAGCACTACTAATCCCAGGACCACCATTTATGATTAGAACAGGGTCTCCAGCCCCATACGTACTGTAGTGAAGTTTGCCATCTTTGTACTCGATCGTTTCTTCAGTCTGAGCCTGAAAATTATAAGTGATAAGAAATAGAAAAGTCAGATGGAAAAGCAATTTCATAAGATGGAATTTGATTAAAAATACGTATTTATTGCGTTGGCCTGCTTTACAACGCAGCATGGACAATTTTAGTTCAGGTTTGTCGCAAATCGCTTAATATGATTATCTTCACCCCGGTTTTGCCCAAATCAACTTCTATGAATAGATCACTTTTACTCTGCCTGTTCTTCTTCGCTTTTGTGAAGGTGAACGCACAGCAAATCACCGAAAAAAATACAGATAGCCTTTATTTCCAGGGACTCGAACTCTACCAGGATAAACAATATCAAGAGTCTTTACAATACACTAACCGGGGATTGCAGCTTGCTCCAGAATATCATGATATCAGAATCTTAAGGGTTCGGAATTTATGGGCTCTGGACAGTATTGATCAGGCTACTACAGATCTTGAATTTCTGATGCAGAATGCCCAAGATTACCCGGGTGTTAGAGAACTTACCGTTCGCCATACAAAATTATTAAAGGATCCTGAAGATGCTCTGGCTTACCTTGAACAATTAGAAAAAACACAGAGTTTAAGTGCGAATATGCTTATCCTTAAATCTGAACTTTTACTTCAGAATAAAGATAAAAAAGCTTCCAGAGAGATCGCTTTAGACCTTTTCAATAATCGTGAGTTGGATCAAAACAAGCGATATGTCCTTCAGAATATATTAAAGAGAACCATTAGGGATGAGATTGGGGTAAATTATCAATACATCTATTTTAGTGACGAGTATAATCGTGAGAACTGGCAAACCATTAGTCCGGAGTTTCAACATTATTTCAACAGCAGTGCAGTGATCGCCCGGGTAAATTATACAGATCGTGGCTATGACCAGAGTACTTTATATGAGCTGGAATCTTACCCTGTTTTCAGCAATAAGGTATATGCATTTCTAAACCTGGGAATTTCAGACGGAACTTTGTATCCCGACCTTAGAACCAGCGCCTCTTTATTTGTCAATATCTTCTCGATCTTTGAATTAGAAACCGGAGCGAGATTACTACATTTCTCAGATGAGGATTATTACTCCGGAATTCTGGGGCTTACTATGTACAAAGGTAAATTCTATATCAACTCAAGAGTTTTCCTTGGACCGGAGATCAATGATCAGTTAACCCAGAACTACCAGTTGAACGTTCGTTACTATCTTAATAATGCAGATAATTTCTTCTTTTTAAGACTTGGAACGGGTATTTCGCCAGATGAGACCACAATTTTTACGCAAGTACAGGAGAACCCGTCTCTGGAAGCATATTATTCAAATCTTGGCTTGAATTTCACTATTGGACCTCATCATATTTTCCAGGTAGGTGGCGGTTATTTGTTCGAAGATATCACCTCAAACAGGCAAGGTGATCAATTCATTGGCAATGTTGGCTATCGCTATAGATTCTAGGTGTCGGAAACTTTAAATCCTTTTCTGGTCATAGTTCCCCAGCCAGATTTAATACGGAAGATCTTCTTGTAATAACCCTTCATTTGTCCATATACCAGTATTGGATGATACAGGAATGGTTCGAGATAAGCAGCAAGTAAAAGTTCTATAACTTGCTTTGGCTTGGTATAATGATTAAAGTTCTTGACATACATAAAGATAGCAGCTGTGGAAAAGATACATCCTACAATGTAAGCGGCCGTAAATAATAGCACTGCCATCGTCCAGTTGATCATTCCGAAGAAAGCAAAAGCGATGATACAAATGATTCCCAGAAATTCAATAATAGGCGCTCCAAACTCGAAAAACAGCCAGTAAGGATAATAGAAAATTCCCATGTATCGATACTTAGGGTTGAAGAACAATTTCCTATGGATCTTCAAAGTTTCCCAAAGTCCCCTCGCCCAGCGATCACGTTGCTTAATTAAAATATCATAATCTGGCGGCCCTTCTGTCCAGCATAAGGTTTCCGGTAAATAAACCACTTTATAGGGTAATTCCTTTTCTTCCATCAAACGCCTTAAGCGAATACATAGCTCAAGATCCTCTCCAACTGTTTTTGCGTCAAACCCACTAACCTCGATCACCCTTTTTCTAGGATACATACCAAAAGCTCCAGACACGAGCATGAGTCCGTTTATTTCGCTCCAGGCCATTCTACCTAACAGAAATGCCCTAATGTATTCAACGACCTGTACCATGGGCACCAGATTATTAGGCAAACGAAGTTCTTTCATCACCCCGTTCTTTACGACCGAATCGTTCGCAATTCCAATACCTCCACCACAGGCGATTATTTCACTGTGATATTCTTCGAGGTAAGGTCTAACCATTTTAAGCAAGGCATCCTGCTCGATGATACAATCTGCATCTGTACAAACCACCAGTTCTGATGTTGCAAAATTGATCCCGGCATTCAGAGCATCTGCACGCCCACCATTGTTTTTATCGAGTACGGTTAGATGCGTGTACTTCGAAAGCGTACTCTTATATACATATTTAACGGTCGCTGTAGGAATTGGCTGCGTAATAAAGGTCGCATCTCTTCTCTCCAGTTTAAATTCCTTGATGAGTTTTTCCAGTGAATCGTCTTTACTTCCATCATTTACCAGGATGAGTTCGTAGTATGGATATTGTATGGATAATAAGCTTTTTACGTTCTCAATTATGGTAAGACCTTCATTGAAAGCAGGTGCAATAAGCGATACCGAAGGAATATCAGTGGCACTAACAATATCATTCACCTGAAGGAATCGTGATTTCTTCTTATTTCGGCGTATGGCACGACTGGCCAGGATCACTCCTGCGAAATACATCGTCATGAGGGCGATCCCGTATGCAAAGAAAAAATAGTTTGCCGCCAGGAATACATATTCCCCGCTAAAAAACCTTTCTATATCATTCAACATTTAAATTTGAATTTTCAGGGTATTGTTGGTAATAGAATTCCTGGACCTTCTCTTTATATCCATTGTTCCATAAAATTTCAGCAACGTTCAGTTTAAGCTCTTCATTATTTCCATTAAGCTGTCTCAGGTAGAAGTCAACGTCAATATCAGAATTGTCATAGATATAATTTAAAAGTTGCGCCTGCTGTACGGGATCTGCAACGCTTTCGTAAACATCCTTAATATAATCCATTCTTTCCGTAGACAGAGCGAAAGTCTGTATACAGTAAATAGCTGTTTCGCGTACCTCATAATCAGCATGCTCCAGATGCTCCATGATAAACGGAATTTCAGTATGCAATTCAAATTTTCTAATAATTCTCATGACCAGTTTTTTACCGAAAAGCTTATCGGTCATATAGGCTCTTTTTAACCATTTCATTTCTGGTTTTGGATATAGATCATAGAGCTTTTCAACGATCTTTATTTGTTGCCACAAGGTGATATTACGTTTTAAGTATGGAAGAAACCTAAGCGATTCCCATCCCATAAACACAACCATAGCGATCTGTGCTTCTCTTCGCACGAATACGTTTTTGTTATTCTGAAATTTAAAGACCTCATTCATGTGCTGAGACTGATTCATCTCGTAGATCTCCCGAATTCCACGAGCTTTGGAATACCATCCCCATTTGGAAATTTTCGTGAATGAAGCATTGTAAGGTGGGATCTGCGCATATAGCTTCTTGAGCTTGATATAATTCTCTCCAAGTATAGTTCGCTGGGTTCGTATCATCAATCGAATAAGATACTGCACGTTGTTTCTATTGCCTTTACGTATTCCAACAGCTTTTAAGCGATCATTGATCTCACTAATATGCAAGGGATCATCTACATTATTATAGAGATAACGGCTTACGACATCGGCAAAGGTATGCTCAATGCGATCGAGTGCTCGCATACGATTCTTTCTATAGATCATGGTGACCGCTATGGAAATCCAGTAAACGACCAGGATCGCCAGCACGCACTTAATAAAAAGCAAAACTCCCGCTTCGGTCATGAATATGCCTGAATTGTTGATTCGATTTCGTCCAGATCTATAGGCACTGCGTAAAAGCCTGTTATATCTTTTAATGCGAAGATCTCCTTTTTGATCTTGTCCTGTCCCATATTCGTAACCACTAATAAGTTTTTATGCGGAATAACTTCCTGCACCTGGGCTACGAATTCTAAAGGTGCAATTCCTTCAAAAAGAATGTCTGTGATAATGAATTCAAAATCACTTTCCTGATCCTCTATTGTAAGTGCATCCAGCGATCTTATGGCTTTGCAATCAAAATGATTTACGGTTACAAGCCTTTCCAGAATCTTTAAAATGATGATATCTTCCTGGATGACCAGAACTTTTCGCATGCTCTCGATTTAAGTTGAAATATACGTAATAGGTCGTTAAACAGTAAAAATTAATGCGTTTAGGCACATAAAATGTACAAAATTTAAAAATGAGTAAGAAAAATCTTTCTATATTAAGCTCGTTTAACATAGTGAATTAAGAATTTTCAACGCTAAAAAAGTACTTCAATAGTTTTAAGCCGCTTGTTTTTAGATGGTTGATTAGAGTATTGAAATGGGATTATAATGGTTAACCTGACATGGCTAAAAGTTAAATGAATTTAATAGTAAACGCTTTTAAACCGGCATTTTCGCAGTAAGTCTATTGGTCTACACTAAGGTGCAACTGAACGAAGCTAAACCCTGCTTAAACGAATTAAAGCCTTTAAACTCGACTATTATGGCATCTTTGGTTGACTAAAACAATTCCCTATGAAACGTAAGTTAAATATCCTTTTTATCGAAGATGATGAAATTGAGGTAATGAAACTAAACCGCACCCTGAATTCGGTAGAATTAAAGCATGTGGTTCATAATGCAAGAGATGGTGAAGAAGCGCTGGAATTTTTAAAACAAAAGGATAGGTTACCGGAAATAATATTACTGGACTTAAACATGCCTAAAATGAATGGTATTGAATTTCTTAGTATTTTGAAGCAGGATGATAATCTAAAGTATATTCCAACAATTATTCTAACAACTTCAAATAACAGAAAGGATCTGTTAGAATGTTTTAATATTGGAATCGCAGGATACATTATAAAGCCTCTTAAGTATGATGATTATGTGTATAAACTAAAAAGCGTACTGGATTACTGGAGTATCAATGAACTAATTAAAGTATAATATGAAAGGAATTGTTTTTACTGAGTTTCTGGAGATGGTAGAAAAAGAGTTTGGCCTGGAAGTTCTGGACCAGATTATCAATGAGTCTAACTTGGCTTCAGGAGGAATATATACTTCGGTTGGAACCTATGACTTCATTGAAATGCAAAGCCTTATTGTAAAGCTTTCAGAAAAAACTGGTTTGGGGGTAAATGATCTTCTGTATGCCTACGGAAAAACATTTTTTGCAGTTCTGGAAAAGAACCATGCAAATATTTTCAGCCTGTATAGTGGGCCTTTGGAAATGCTTGCTTCTATAGAAAATCACATTCATGTAGAAGTTAGAAAACTATATCCGGGAGCTGAGCTTCCCACCTTTCGTATCATT contains:
- a CDS encoding glycosyltransferase: MHQLTVIVPLFNEEENLLRVEQKLGEFAEKSSVPTQILLVNDGSTDQSLKIVREICERSEHFSYISFTKNAGLSAAIKAGIDHVTTSLTGYIDSDLQTDPEDFEVLLKEINNYQLVNGYRNQRKDSFKKNLSSTVANNVRNFFTNDGMYDTGCPLKIMHTDYAKRIPFFKGLHRFVPAMIMLQGGKVIQIPIRHYPRVAGTAKFGLRNRLIKPLIDCFGYLWMKRNYIHYEVGEKHFK
- a CDS encoding glycosyltransferase; translated protein: MLNDIERFFSGEYVFLAANYFFFAYGIALMTMYFAGVILASRAIRRNKKKSRFLQVNDIVSATDIPSVSLIAPAFNEGLTIIENVKSLLSIQYPYYELILVNDGSKDDSLEKLIKEFKLERRDATFITQPIPTATVKYVYKSTLSKYTHLTVLDKNNGGRADALNAGINFATSELVVCTDADCIIEQDALLKMVRPYLEEYHSEIIACGGGIGIANDSVVKNGVMKELRLPNNLVPMVQVVEYIRAFLLGRMAWSEINGLMLVSGAFGMYPRKRVIEVSGFDAKTVGEDLELCIRLRRLMEEKELPYKVVYLPETLCWTEGPPDYDILIKQRDRWARGLWETLKIHRKLFFNPKYRYMGIFYYPYWLFFEFGAPIIEFLGIICIIAFAFFGMINWTMAVLLFTAAYIVGCIFSTAAIFMYVKNFNHYTKPKQVIELLLAAYLEPFLYHPILVYGQMKGYYKKIFRIKSGWGTMTRKGFKVSDT
- a CDS encoding YaiO family outer membrane beta-barrel protein, producing MNRSLLLCLFFFAFVKVNAQQITEKNTDSLYFQGLELYQDKQYQESLQYTNRGLQLAPEYHDIRILRVRNLWALDSIDQATTDLEFLMQNAQDYPGVRELTVRHTKLLKDPEDALAYLEQLEKTQSLSANMLILKSELLLQNKDKKASREIALDLFNNRELDQNKRYVLQNILKRTIRDEIGVNYQYIYFSDEYNRENWQTISPEFQHYFNSSAVIARVNYTDRGYDQSTLYELESYPVFSNKVYAFLNLGISDGTLYPDLRTSASLFVNIFSIFELETGARLLHFSDEDYYSGILGLTMYKGKFYINSRVFLGPEINDQLTQNYQLNVRYYLNNADNFFFLRLGTGISPDETTIFTQVQENPSLEAYYSNLGLNFTIGPHHIFQVGGGYLFEDITSNRQGDQFIGNVGYRYRF
- a CDS encoding alpha/beta fold hydrolase, which encodes MKLLFHLTFLFLITYNFQAQTEETIEYKDGKLHYSTYGAGDPVLIINGGPGISSAGFGELAKLLSEDNITIIYDQRGTGNSKIHTNTNTDFTIDLMVEDIEILRKHLGYENWIVLGHSFGGMLAYAYAAKYPERVSAMIQSHSGGMDLRLRDYPDLRDRLSRSQQDELNQLVLKISLGDTLRETRYQRAKLMAIAYLNDSTRTSEVAERLMTTDRTINSQVWANMNLIGFDVSEEMKNFNKPVLILNGIDEIVHKDIAIYADSVLPDSRLILMKDCGHYGWIEKPEIYLKEVKEFLKSN
- a CDS encoding response regulator — its product is MRKVLVIQEDIIILKILERLVTVNHFDCKAIRSLDALTIEDQESDFEFIITDILFEGIAPLEFVAQVQEVIPHKNLLVVTNMGQDKIKKEIFALKDITGFYAVPIDLDEIESTIQAYS
- a CDS encoding heme NO-binding domain-containing protein; protein product: MKGIVFTEFLEMVEKEFGLEVLDQIINESNLASGGIYTSVGTYDFIEMQSLIVKLSEKTGLGVNDLLYAYGKTFFAVLEKNHANIFSLYSGPLEMLASIENHIHVEVRKLYPGAELPTFRIIQQDDHFLEMMYYSDRSMYMFAKALMEQTFSHYHENSRIELEKIQENGTQVRFRIYKEPHAVS
- a CDS encoding HEAT repeat domain-containing protein; the protein is MTEAGVLLFIKCVLAILVVYWISIAVTMIYRKNRMRALDRIEHTFADVVSRYLYNNVDDPLHISEINDRLKAVGIRKGNRNNVQYLIRLMIRTQRTILGENYIKLKKLYAQIPPYNASFTKISKWGWYSKARGIREIYEMNQSQHMNEVFKFQNNKNVFVRREAQIAMVVFMGWESLRFLPYLKRNITLWQQIKIVEKLYDLYPKPEMKWLKRAYMTDKLFGKKLVMRIIRKFELHTEIPFIMEHLEHADYEVRETAIYCIQTFALSTERMDYIKDVYESVADPVQQAQLLNYIYDNSDIDVDFYLRQLNGNNEELKLNVAEILWNNGYKEKVQEFYYQQYPENSNLNVE
- a CDS encoding response regulator, whose protein sequence is MKRKLNILFIEDDEIEVMKLNRTLNSVELKHVVHNARDGEEALEFLKQKDRLPEIILLDLNMPKMNGIEFLSILKQDDNLKYIPTIILTTSNNRKDLLECFNIGIAGYIIKPLKYDDYVYKLKSVLDYWSINELIKV
- a CDS encoding aldo/keto reductase; the protein is MMLDSISSKIELHNGYKMPGLGLGVYKADNGEEINNAIAAALETGYRLIDTATFYGNEKGVGEAIRKSGIPREEIFITSKLWIEDQGMETTRKAFEETLERMELEYLDLYLIHWPKPGKYLESWKVLQELYEEGKTKAIGVCNCMIHQLESIKELGGVQPMVLQNEFHPKLVQQDILDYCKKNKIQYQAWSPLMRGEILENELIGTIAEKYGKSEAQIVIRWDLQKGVATIPKSVHKQRIQENADVFDFQLTEDEVAEIDALEDNTRTGAHPDTFMEEMDL